One genomic region from Lineus longissimus chromosome 6, tnLinLong1.2, whole genome shotgun sequence encodes:
- the LOC135489532 gene encoding ventral anterior homeobox 1-like, with the protein MSRGNIETECHKDMAESESFPNFMFGVRGRVGNDAEVMKQVSRERQVKGYDDELAKDSEDNENSIDASDGEGDKKYPDYCRTLKITDANGVIKELVFPKALDLDRPKRARTTFSAEQLYYLEREFQRNQYLVGRERTDLAQRLSLSETQVKVWFQNRRTKFKRDKAKDQETKKANAESLATCNILRMLQHTSPQPTYLPPFYPPFPMDNNNGTYES; encoded by the exons ATGTCCAGAGGAAATATTGAAACGGAGTGCCATAAAGATATGGCAGAGTCAGAAAGCTTTCCTAACTTTATGTTCGGCGTGCGTGGGAGAGTGGGGAATGACGCTGAGGTGATGAAACAGGTGTCTAGGGAAAGACAGGTGAAAGGTTATGATGATGAACTGGCCAAGGACAGCGAGGATAACGAAAACTCCATAGACGCCTCAGACGGCGAGGGTGACAAGAAATACCCTGATTACTGCCGGACGCTTAAAATAACCG ACGCCAACGGTGTGATAAAAGAACTAGTCTTCCCAAAAGCCCTCGACTTGGACCGCCCAAAGAGGGCGCGCACAACATTCTCTGCGGAGCAGCTGTACTATCTTGAGCGGGAGTTCCAGCGGAACCAATACCTGGTGGGCCGCGAGAGGACGGACCTCGCTCAGAGACTCAGCTTATCAGAAACACAA GTCAAAGTTTGGTTCCAAAATCGAAGAACGAAATTCAAGCGGGACAAAGCCAAAGACCAAGAAACAAAGAAAGCAAACGCCGAAAGTTTGGCCACGTGTAACATACTGCGCATGCTCCAACATACATCACCACAGCCGACGTATCTCCCGCCATTTTACCCGCCATTTCCTATGGACAATAACAACGGGACATACGAAAGCTAA